One genomic region from Rosa rugosa chromosome 1, drRosRugo1.1, whole genome shotgun sequence encodes:
- the LOC133726830 gene encoding uncharacterized protein LOC133726830 — protein sequence MSNEPRLDFPMLDSTGSEYHGWKTDVENHLTSKGILPIIQAPIAGLVFQRTSIKHAQAIILMRRHMDKALRLEYMSIKDARDLWAALEERFGNIQDSLLPDLKVQWNNIRFSDFKSVAEYNSEALRLKAMLKFCEKPLTEEELIEKTLSTFPVQAIILSKQHRTEFNAGRLTRFNELINILSVAEKHDNILVKNYNSRPIGTKSVREANYNAPKKGRMERYPNNMGQEGRMSPYNRPNKEDSCNYSAGTRGGNYTRGIGGYNNTMGRNTVGRGGRTIRRGSSSNPPREYPQCGQPTPQMKGGNHNDRCHRCGSIEHWFKQCHASTQLASSYKEYRQLREQETNLAEDEDINLAEGKDINLAEDEDGEDITLTTEDFKAADKEHEGAADFD from the coding sequence atgtcgaatgaacctagactcgactttccaatgcttgactcaacaggctcggaataccatggctggaaaaccgacgttgagaaccatctcacatcgaaagggatattgcccatcATACAGGCACCAATtgcgggccttgtgttccaacgaacatccataaagcatgcacaagcaattatcttgatgcgacgccatatggacaaagcactcagattagagtatatgtccatcaaagatgcaagggacctatgggcagcgctagaagagcgctttggtaatatccaagattccctcctccctgacttgaaggttcagtggaacaatatacgcttctcagacttcaagtctgttgctgaatacaattcagaagctcttcgcctaaaGGCCATGCTTAAGTTCTGTgaaaaacctctcacagaagaagagctaattgagaaaactctctccaccttccccgtccaagcaattatactatcaaagcagcatcgcactgaatttaatgctggacgacttacaaggttcaatgagctcatcaatattttatcggtagctgagaagcacgacaacatccttgtaaagaattataattcaaggcccattggaactaagagcgttcgtgaggcgaattataatgcacccaaaaaaGGGCGCATGGAGCGGTACCCTAACAATATGGGACAAGAAGGACGAATgagtccatataaccgccccaacAAAGAAGACAGCTGCAACTATAGTGCGGGCACACGTGGTGGTAACTACACACGTGGGATAGGTGGATATAACAACACCATGGGCCGTAACactgtgggccgtggaggtcgcaccatacgccgtggtagtagcagcaaccctcctagggaatatccacaatGTGGACAACCTACACCTCAAatgaagggaggcaaccacaatgacagGTGTCATCggtgtggatcaattgagcattggttcaagcaatgccatgcaagtacccaactagcttcaagctacaaggagtataggcaattgagagagcaagaaaccaatcttgctgaagatgaagatataaATCTTGCCGAAGGTAAAgatatcaatcttgctgaagatgaagatggtgaagatatcactctcaccactgaggacttcaaagctgcagataaagagcacgagggtgccgcagactttgattag
- the LOC133726829 gene encoding UPF0496 protein At3g19330-like, with the protein MVALIAKPFPLILYQLIQSRYSYNYELASLALIFSCCKSMSPSHPLPPSQSQGTSTSTEGSPGRSPLSHEYSLAVQSTSYNEIWSRIHVLHSNQQHEDGDEDGDEEDQLVLERVLQPNRQCVEEALRHAESNSLTVLVSDYFRHSEDATHLCLLLHRSVYRARGLYAPLHQLLDVFEPDSSLNQSQCSHALDIFLQFDRHDNPFPAPDSHNFDDTRRLFNDLKQQLDSRLRASRSKIRRIRRANVASTICLIGTAVGVVASAAAITAHALAAFVVAGPLCCSGSGSRASATTNKEVAHMKQVDAAAKGTCVLNNDLATIDRLAQRLHTAVEGDKLLIRLGLERGAQDKHPIQEVLKQLRKSHPNFLHLVNELDQHICLCFNTVNRARSLLLQEIYNLQTEAAAS; encoded by the exons ATGGTGGCCTTAATTGCGAAGCCATTTCCATTAATTTTATATCAATTAATTCAGAGCCGTTATAGTTATAATTATGAGCTAGCGAGTCTTGCATTAATTTTCAGCTGCTGCAAATCCATGTCTCCATCTCATCCTCTCCCACCTTCCCAATCGCAAG GAACATCAACGTCGACGGAGGGCAGCCCTGGTAGGTCACCCTTGTCCCACGAGTACAGCCTCGCCGTCCAAAGCACTTCCTACAATGAGATTTGGTCTAGGATTCACGTCCTCCACAGCAACCAACAACATGAGGATGGGGATGAGGATGGGGATGAGGAAGACCAACTGGTATTGGAGCGAGTGCTTCAGCCCAACCGACAGTGCGTGGAAGAGGCCCTCCGCCACGCCGAGTCCAACTCCCTCACTGTTCTCGTCTCCGACTACTTCCGCCACAGCGAGGACGCCACCCATCTCTGTCTGCTCCTCCACCGCAGCGTCTATCGAGCACGTGGCCTTTACGCCCCTCTCCATCAACTGCTCGACGTTTTCGAACCAGACTCGAGCCTCAACCAATCTCAGTGCAGTCACGCCTTGGACATCTTCCTACAATTCGACCGCCACGACAACCCCTTCCCCGCCCCCGACTCCCACAACTTCGACGACACGCGCCGCCTCTTCAACGACCTCAAGCAGCAGCTCGATAGCCGCCTCCGCGCCTCCCGCTCCAAAATTCGCCGCATTCGCCGAGCCAATGTTGCGTCCACTATATGCCTCATTGGAACTGCCGTGGGAGTAGTGGCTTCTGCGGCCGCAATCACAGCCCACGCTCTGGCGGCGTTTGTTGTGGCGGGGCCTTTGTGCTGCAGCGGCAGCGGCAGCAGAGCGAGTGCGACGACAAACAAGGAGGTTGCGCATATGAAACAAGTGGATGCTGCGGCCAAGGGGACGTGTGTGCTGAACAATGATCTGGCGACCATTGACCGGCTGGCGCAGCGCCTACATACGGCGGTGGAGGGCGACAAGCTTCTGATTCGGCTGGGATTGGAGAGGGGAGCTCAAGACAAGCATCCCATTCAGGAGGTGCTTAAGCAGCTGCGCAAGAGCCACCCCAATTTCCTCCACCTTGTCAACGAACTTGATCAACATATATGCCTCTGCTTTAACACCGTTAACAGGGCCAGGTCGCTGCTTCTCCAAGAGATCTACAATCTCCAAACAGAGGCAGCAGCCAGCTGA
- the LOC133726831 gene encoding proline-rich receptor-like protein kinase PERK15 encodes MSASLAAILGAAAGAVALVGIIIILIGFCLRNRSVSRTSETGSSDPSVQVGRHGGVELSIRETRRFQMEELSLATKNFSDTNLIGVGKFGEVYMGFLHDGMLVAIKKRSGLPSQEFINEVNYLSAIQHRNIVTLLGYCQENNLQFLVYEYIHSGSVSSHLYGTGQHVREKLEFKNRLSIALGAAKGLAYLHSLSPRLVHKDFKTANVLVDENFIAKVADAGIRNFLGKDMAGPSSQVITDEIFLSPEVREFRQFSEKSDVYSFGVFLMELVSGREAAKLTSSDSNQNILEWVQNIQDDGNISSMIDERLGNSFTAEAMEKLIQLIIRCVEASSERRPAMSYVVMELEGILEKEMSLTTIMGEGTSTVIPGSQLFRATK; translated from the exons ATGTCAGCGTCTCTTGCAGCAATACTTGGAGCTGCTGCAGGAGCCGTGGCATTGGTGGGGATAATTATCATACTTATCGGGTTCTGTCTTCGCAATAGGAGTGTTTCGAGAACTTCTGAGACAGGTTCTTCTGATCCATCTGTTCAAG TGGGAAGACATGGTGGGGTTGAGTTGTCAATACGAGAAACAAGGCGTTTTCAGATGGAAGAATTGTCTCTGGCCACAAAAAATTTTAGTGATACAAATTTGATTGGGGTAGGAAAATTTGGGGAGGTGTATATGGGTTTTCTTCATGACGGGATGCTTGTAGCCATCAAAAAGCGATCTGGATTACCTAGTCAGGAGTTTATTAATGAG GTAAACTATCTCTCAGCTATTCAGCATCGGAATATTGTTACTCTGTTGGGCTACTGCCAGGAAAATAATCTGCAGTTTCTTGTGTATGAGTATATTCATAGTGGAAGTGTTTCGAGTCACTTATATG GCACTGGTCAGCATGTTCGTGAAAAGCTAGAATTCAAGAATCGACTATCAATAGCTCTAGGGGCAGCTAAAG GCTTGGCTTACCTTCACTCTTTGAGTCCTCGTCTGGTGCATAAGGACTTTAAAACAGCCAATGTTCTTGTAGATGAAAATTTCATTGCTAAGGTTGCAGATGCAGGAATTCGCAATTTCTTGGGAAAAGATATGGCAGGCCCATCTTCTCAAGTGATTACTGATGAGATATTCCTTTCTCCAGA GGTAAGAGAATTTAGACAATTTTCTGAAAAAAGTGATGTATATAGCTTTGGGGTCTTCCTTATGGAGTTGGTAAGTGGCAGAGAAGCAGCAAAATTGACATCTTCTGACTCGAATCAGAACATTTTGGAATGG GTGCAAAATATCCAAGATGATGGCAATATTTCCAGCATGATCGATGAGAGATTGGGGAATAGCTTCACAGCTGAAGCTATGGAAAAGTTGATACAGTTGATAATAAGATGTGTAGAAGCTTCGAGTGAAAGGCGACCAGCGATGAGCTATGTGGTAATGGAACTAGAGGGGATACTTGAGAAAGAGATGAGCTTGACAACAATCATGGGGGAAGGAACCTCGACTGTGATCCCAGGAAGTCAGTTATTCAGAGCAACAAAATAA
- the LOC133726827 gene encoding calcium-dependent mitochondrial ATP-magnesium/phosphate carrier protein 3-like isoform X3: MEAKPSKEKPSNPVDKVTMDHVLLALGETKEQRELRIRNLFNLFDTANAGYLDYALIEAGLSALKIPPEYKFAKDLLNVCDANRDGRVDYQDFKHYMDDKELELYAIFQAIDVKHNGCILPEELWDALVRAGIEIDDEELALFVERVDKDNNGVITFEEWRDFLLLYPQEATIENIYHYLERVCLVDIGEQTVTPEVMSKHIHASRYLIAGAVAGATSRTATAPLDRLKVVLQVQTQQARIMPAVRDIWRQGGMLGFFRGNGLNVFKVAPESAIRFYTYEMLKSYILHANGEEDKANIGMTIRLVSGGLAGAVAQAAIYPMDLVKTRIQTYAGEGGRTPSLGSLSKEIWVQEGPRAFYRGLVPSLLGIIPYAGIDLAAYDTLKDMSKKYILHDSECKLSA; encoded by the exons ATGGAGGCAAAACCAAGCAAGGAAAAGCCATCAAATCCGGTAGACAAAGTGACGATGGATCATGTGCTTTTGGCACTCGGAGAGACCAAGGAACAGAGGGAGCTCAGAATTCGTAATCTGTTCAACTTGTTTGACACTGCAAATGCTGGGTATTTGGACTATGCCCTGATTGAGGCAGGCCTCTCTGCCCTCAAGATACCCCCTGAGTACAAGTTTGCCAAGGATCTGTTAAATGTGTGTGATGCAAATCGAGATGGTCGTGTGGATTACCAAGATTTTAAGCATTACATGGACGATAAAGAGCTCGAACTCTATGCCATCTTTCAGGCAATAGATGTGAAACACAATGGTTGCATCCTGCCTGAAGAGCTATGGGATGCACTTGTAAGAGCAG ggattgaaattgatgatgaGGAACTTGCTCTCTTTGTTGAGCGTGTCGACAAGGATAATAATGGTGTTATAACATTTGAAGAATGGAGAGATTTTCTTCTGCTTTACCCTCAGGAGGCAACCATCGAGAATATTTATCATTATTTGGAAAGGGTATGCCTTGTTGATATTGGGGAGCAGACTGTTACTCCAGAAGTCATGAGTAAACATATCCATGCAAGTAGATATTTGATTGCCGgtgcagtagcaggagcaaCATCGCGTACAGCTACCGCTCCTCTTGATCGCTTGAAGGTTGTTTTGCAAGTACAGACACAACAAGCTCGTATTATGCCTGCAGTAAGGGATATATGGAGACAAGGGGGCATGCTGGGCTTTTTTCGTGGCAATGGTTTAAATGTCTTCAAGGTGGCTCCTGAAAGTGCCATCAGGTTCTATACTTATGAAATGCTGAAAAGTTATATTCTCCATGCTAATGGTGAAGAAGATAAGGCTAATATTGGGATGACAATTCGCCTTGTTTCCGGTGGTTTAGCAGGTGCTGTGGCACAAGCTGCTATTTATCCCATGGATCTTGTTAAAACACGAATACAAACTTATGCTGGCGAAGGTGGAAGAACTCCTAGTCTTGGATCTCTGTCTAAAGAAATATGGGTTCAGGAGGGACCCCGGGCATTTTATAGAGGCCTTGTTCCATCTCTACTTGGGATTATCCCTTATGCTGGCATCGATCTTGCTGCTTATGATACCTTGAAAGACATGTCCAAGAAATATATTCTGCATGACAGCG AATGCAAGCTCAGCGCTTGA
- the LOC133726827 gene encoding calcium-dependent mitochondrial ATP-magnesium/phosphate carrier protein 2-like isoform X2, with amino-acid sequence MEAKPSKEKPSNPVDKVTMDHVLLALGETKEQRELRIRNLFNLFDTANAGYLDYALIEAGLSALKIPPEYKFAKDLLNVCDANRDGRVDYQDFKHYMDDKELELYAIFQAIDVKHNGCILPEELWDALVRAGIEIDDEELALFVERVDKDNNGVITFEEWRDFLLLYPQEATIENIYHYLERVCLVDIGEQTVTPEVMSKHIHASRYLIAGAVAGATSRTATAPLDRLKVVLQVQTQQARIMPAVRDIWRQGGMLGFFRGNGLNVFKVAPESAIRFYTYEMLKSYILHANGEEDKANIGMTIRLVSGGLAGAVAQAAIYPMDLVKTRIQTYAGEGGRTPSLGSLSKEIWVQEGPRAFYRGLVPSLLGIIPYAGIDLAAYDTLKDMSKKYILHDSEPGPLVQLGCGTVSGALSASCVYPLQNASSALEQRLCL; translated from the exons ATGGAGGCAAAACCAAGCAAGGAAAAGCCATCAAATCCGGTAGACAAAGTGACGATGGATCATGTGCTTTTGGCACTCGGAGAGACCAAGGAACAGAGGGAGCTCAGAATTCGTAATCTGTTCAACTTGTTTGACACTGCAAATGCTGGGTATTTGGACTATGCCCTGATTGAGGCAGGCCTCTCTGCCCTCAAGATACCCCCTGAGTACAAGTTTGCCAAGGATCTGTTAAATGTGTGTGATGCAAATCGAGATGGTCGTGTGGATTACCAAGATTTTAAGCATTACATGGACGATAAAGAGCTCGAACTCTATGCCATCTTTCAGGCAATAGATGTGAAACACAATGGTTGCATCCTGCCTGAAGAGCTATGGGATGCACTTGTAAGAGCAG ggattgaaattgatgatgaGGAACTTGCTCTCTTTGTTGAGCGTGTCGACAAGGATAATAATGGTGTTATAACATTTGAAGAATGGAGAGATTTTCTTCTGCTTTACCCTCAGGAGGCAACCATCGAGAATATTTATCATTATTTGGAAAGGGTATGCCTTGTTGATATTGGGGAGCAGACTGTTACTCCAGAAGTCATGAGTAAACATATCCATGCAAGTAGATATTTGATTGCCGgtgcagtagcaggagcaaCATCGCGTACAGCTACCGCTCCTCTTGATCGCTTGAAGGTTGTTTTGCAAGTACAGACACAACAAGCTCGTATTATGCCTGCAGTAAGGGATATATGGAGACAAGGGGGCATGCTGGGCTTTTTTCGTGGCAATGGTTTAAATGTCTTCAAGGTGGCTCCTGAAAGTGCCATCAGGTTCTATACTTATGAAATGCTGAAAAGTTATATTCTCCATGCTAATGGTGAAGAAGATAAGGCTAATATTGGGATGACAATTCGCCTTGTTTCCGGTGGTTTAGCAGGTGCTGTGGCACAAGCTGCTATTTATCCCATGGATCTTGTTAAAACACGAATACAAACTTATGCTGGCGAAGGTGGAAGAACTCCTAGTCTTGGATCTCTGTCTAAAGAAATATGGGTTCAGGAGGGACCCCGGGCATTTTATAGAGGCCTTGTTCCATCTCTACTTGGGATTATCCCTTATGCTGGCATCGATCTTGCTGCTTATGATACCTTGAAAGACATGTCCAAGAAATATATTCTGCATGACAGCG AACCTGGTCCTCTTGTGCAATTGGGATGTGGGACGGTATCAGGTGCTCTCAGTGCTTCATGTGTTTACCCATTGCAG AATGCAAGCTCAGCGCTTGAACAAAGACTCTGCTTATGA
- the LOC133726827 gene encoding calcium-dependent mitochondrial ATP-magnesium/phosphate carrier protein 2-like isoform X1, which translates to MEAKPSKEKPSNPVDKVTMDHVLLALGETKEQRELRIRNLFNLFDTANAGYLDYALIEAGLSALKIPPEYKFAKDLLNVCDANRDGRVDYQDFKHYMDDKELELYAIFQAIDVKHNGCILPEELWDALVRAGIEIDDEELALFVERVDKDNNGVITFEEWRDFLLLYPQEATIENIYHYLERVCLVDIGEQTVTPEVMSKHIHASRYLIAGAVAGATSRTATAPLDRLKVVLQVQTQQARIMPAVRDIWRQGGMLGFFRGNGLNVFKVAPESAIRFYTYEMLKSYILHANGEEDKANIGMTIRLVSGGLAGAVAQAAIYPMDLVKTRIQTYAGEGGRTPSLGSLSKEIWVQEGPRAFYRGLVPSLLGIIPYAGIDLAAYDTLKDMSKKYILHDSEPGPLVQLGCGTVSGALSASCVYPLQVVRTRMQAQRLNKDSAYEGMADVFRRTLQREGFRGLYKGIFPNLLKVVPSASITYMVYESMKKSLDLG; encoded by the exons ATGGAGGCAAAACCAAGCAAGGAAAAGCCATCAAATCCGGTAGACAAAGTGACGATGGATCATGTGCTTTTGGCACTCGGAGAGACCAAGGAACAGAGGGAGCTCAGAATTCGTAATCTGTTCAACTTGTTTGACACTGCAAATGCTGGGTATTTGGACTATGCCCTGATTGAGGCAGGCCTCTCTGCCCTCAAGATACCCCCTGAGTACAAGTTTGCCAAGGATCTGTTAAATGTGTGTGATGCAAATCGAGATGGTCGTGTGGATTACCAAGATTTTAAGCATTACATGGACGATAAAGAGCTCGAACTCTATGCCATCTTTCAGGCAATAGATGTGAAACACAATGGTTGCATCCTGCCTGAAGAGCTATGGGATGCACTTGTAAGAGCAG ggattgaaattgatgatgaGGAACTTGCTCTCTTTGTTGAGCGTGTCGACAAGGATAATAATGGTGTTATAACATTTGAAGAATGGAGAGATTTTCTTCTGCTTTACCCTCAGGAGGCAACCATCGAGAATATTTATCATTATTTGGAAAGGGTATGCCTTGTTGATATTGGGGAGCAGACTGTTACTCCAGAAGTCATGAGTAAACATATCCATGCAAGTAGATATTTGATTGCCGgtgcagtagcaggagcaaCATCGCGTACAGCTACCGCTCCTCTTGATCGCTTGAAGGTTGTTTTGCAAGTACAGACACAACAAGCTCGTATTATGCCTGCAGTAAGGGATATATGGAGACAAGGGGGCATGCTGGGCTTTTTTCGTGGCAATGGTTTAAATGTCTTCAAGGTGGCTCCTGAAAGTGCCATCAGGTTCTATACTTATGAAATGCTGAAAAGTTATATTCTCCATGCTAATGGTGAAGAAGATAAGGCTAATATTGGGATGACAATTCGCCTTGTTTCCGGTGGTTTAGCAGGTGCTGTGGCACAAGCTGCTATTTATCCCATGGATCTTGTTAAAACACGAATACAAACTTATGCTGGCGAAGGTGGAAGAACTCCTAGTCTTGGATCTCTGTCTAAAGAAATATGGGTTCAGGAGGGACCCCGGGCATTTTATAGAGGCCTTGTTCCATCTCTACTTGGGATTATCCCTTATGCTGGCATCGATCTTGCTGCTTATGATACCTTGAAAGACATGTCCAAGAAATATATTCTGCATGACAGCG AACCTGGTCCTCTTGTGCAATTGGGATGTGGGACGGTATCAGGTGCTCTCAGTGCTTCATGTGTTTACCCATTGCAGGTTGTCAGGACAAG AATGCAAGCTCAGCGCTTGAACAAAGACTCTGCTTATGAGGGAATGGCTGATGTGTTCAGGAGAACCTTGCAACGTGAAGGGTTTAGGGGATTATACAAGGGAATATTTCCCAATCTCCTTAAAGTAGTTCCGTCTGCAAGTATAACTTATATGGTTTATGAGTCTATGAAGAAGAGTCTGGACCTTGGATAG
- the LOC133726827 gene encoding calcium-dependent mitochondrial ATP-magnesium/phosphate carrier protein 2-like isoform X5 — MGCTCKSSPSVAGIEIDDEELALFVERVDKDNNGVITFEEWRDFLLLYPQEATIENIYHYLERVCLVDIGEQTVTPEVMSKHIHASRYLIAGAVAGATSRTATAPLDRLKVVLQVQTQQARIMPAVRDIWRQGGMLGFFRGNGLNVFKVAPESAIRFYTYEMLKSYILHANGEEDKANIGMTIRLVSGGLAGAVAQAAIYPMDLVKTRIQTYAGEGGRTPSLGSLSKEIWVQEGPRAFYRGLVPSLLGIIPYAGIDLAAYDTLKDMSKKYILHDSEPGPLVQLGCGTVSGALSASCVYPLQVVRTRMQAQRLNKDSAYEGMADVFRRTLQREGFRGLYKGIFPNLLKVVPSASITYMVYESMKKSLDLG, encoded by the exons ATGGGATGCACTTGTAAGAGCAG TCCCTCTGTTGCagggattgaaattgatgatgaGGAACTTGCTCTCTTTGTTGAGCGTGTCGACAAGGATAATAATGGTGTTATAACATTTGAAGAATGGAGAGATTTTCTTCTGCTTTACCCTCAGGAGGCAACCATCGAGAATATTTATCATTATTTGGAAAGGGTATGCCTTGTTGATATTGGGGAGCAGACTGTTACTCCAGAAGTCATGAGTAAACATATCCATGCAAGTAGATATTTGATTGCCGgtgcagtagcaggagcaaCATCGCGTACAGCTACCGCTCCTCTTGATCGCTTGAAGGTTGTTTTGCAAGTACAGACACAACAAGCTCGTATTATGCCTGCAGTAAGGGATATATGGAGACAAGGGGGCATGCTGGGCTTTTTTCGTGGCAATGGTTTAAATGTCTTCAAGGTGGCTCCTGAAAGTGCCATCAGGTTCTATACTTATGAAATGCTGAAAAGTTATATTCTCCATGCTAATGGTGAAGAAGATAAGGCTAATATTGGGATGACAATTCGCCTTGTTTCCGGTGGTTTAGCAGGTGCTGTGGCACAAGCTGCTATTTATCCCATGGATCTTGTTAAAACACGAATACAAACTTATGCTGGCGAAGGTGGAAGAACTCCTAGTCTTGGATCTCTGTCTAAAGAAATATGGGTTCAGGAGGGACCCCGGGCATTTTATAGAGGCCTTGTTCCATCTCTACTTGGGATTATCCCTTATGCTGGCATCGATCTTGCTGCTTATGATACCTTGAAAGACATGTCCAAGAAATATATTCTGCATGACAGCG AACCTGGTCCTCTTGTGCAATTGGGATGTGGGACGGTATCAGGTGCTCTCAGTGCTTCATGTGTTTACCCATTGCAGGTTGTCAGGACAAG AATGCAAGCTCAGCGCTTGAACAAAGACTCTGCTTATGAGGGAATGGCTGATGTGTTCAGGAGAACCTTGCAACGTGAAGGGTTTAGGGGATTATACAAGGGAATATTTCCCAATCTCCTTAAAGTAGTTCCGTCTGCAAGTATAACTTATATGGTTTATGAGTCTATGAAGAAGAGTCTGGACCTTGGATAG
- the LOC133726827 gene encoding calcium-dependent mitochondrial ATP-magnesium/phosphate carrier protein 2-like isoform X4 codes for MGCTCKSSHTSPSVAGIEIDDEELALFVERVDKDNNGVITFEEWRDFLLLYPQEATIENIYHYLERVCLVDIGEQTVTPEVMSKHIHASRYLIAGAVAGATSRTATAPLDRLKVVLQVQTQQARIMPAVRDIWRQGGMLGFFRGNGLNVFKVAPESAIRFYTYEMLKSYILHANGEEDKANIGMTIRLVSGGLAGAVAQAAIYPMDLVKTRIQTYAGEGGRTPSLGSLSKEIWVQEGPRAFYRGLVPSLLGIIPYAGIDLAAYDTLKDMSKKYILHDSEPGPLVQLGCGTVSGALSASCVYPLQVVRTRMQAQRLNKDSAYEGMADVFRRTLQREGFRGLYKGIFPNLLKVVPSASITYMVYESMKKSLDLG; via the exons ATGGGATGCACTTGTAAGAGCAG CCACACCAGTCCCTCTGTTGCagggattgaaattgatgatgaGGAACTTGCTCTCTTTGTTGAGCGTGTCGACAAGGATAATAATGGTGTTATAACATTTGAAGAATGGAGAGATTTTCTTCTGCTTTACCCTCAGGAGGCAACCATCGAGAATATTTATCATTATTTGGAAAGGGTATGCCTTGTTGATATTGGGGAGCAGACTGTTACTCCAGAAGTCATGAGTAAACATATCCATGCAAGTAGATATTTGATTGCCGgtgcagtagcaggagcaaCATCGCGTACAGCTACCGCTCCTCTTGATCGCTTGAAGGTTGTTTTGCAAGTACAGACACAACAAGCTCGTATTATGCCTGCAGTAAGGGATATATGGAGACAAGGGGGCATGCTGGGCTTTTTTCGTGGCAATGGTTTAAATGTCTTCAAGGTGGCTCCTGAAAGTGCCATCAGGTTCTATACTTATGAAATGCTGAAAAGTTATATTCTCCATGCTAATGGTGAAGAAGATAAGGCTAATATTGGGATGACAATTCGCCTTGTTTCCGGTGGTTTAGCAGGTGCTGTGGCACAAGCTGCTATTTATCCCATGGATCTTGTTAAAACACGAATACAAACTTATGCTGGCGAAGGTGGAAGAACTCCTAGTCTTGGATCTCTGTCTAAAGAAATATGGGTTCAGGAGGGACCCCGGGCATTTTATAGAGGCCTTGTTCCATCTCTACTTGGGATTATCCCTTATGCTGGCATCGATCTTGCTGCTTATGATACCTTGAAAGACATGTCCAAGAAATATATTCTGCATGACAGCG AACCTGGTCCTCTTGTGCAATTGGGATGTGGGACGGTATCAGGTGCTCTCAGTGCTTCATGTGTTTACCCATTGCAGGTTGTCAGGACAAG AATGCAAGCTCAGCGCTTGAACAAAGACTCTGCTTATGAGGGAATGGCTGATGTGTTCAGGAGAACCTTGCAACGTGAAGGGTTTAGGGGATTATACAAGGGAATATTTCCCAATCTCCTTAAAGTAGTTCCGTCTGCAAGTATAACTTATATGGTTTATGAGTCTATGAAGAAGAGTCTGGACCTTGGATAG